The Radiobacillus deserti genomic interval TAGCTCATACATAAAAGGAGTGACCTTAATGAAAGAAATCGTATTTATTGAAACAGGAATGGGAACAGATGTGCACGGTCAAAATGTAACAAAAGCTGCGGTTCGAGCAGTCCATAACGCGATTCATTTCAACTCCATGCCTGGCATAAAAAAGATTTTACCAGATCAAGACTTAAACAATATGCACGTAAATGTAAAGCTGGCGATTCCAGCAGATAAAGAGTTATTAGATGAAGAGGCAATACGCAAGGAAATCCCTTATGGAACAGTAACTATTCAAGTACAAGATGGTGGGATGGCAACGTCAAGTGGAATCTTGTTAGAGGATAAAGAGGACAAAAACGATTTAATGTATATCGTTATTGCATCCGTTGAAGTCGGATATTAAAGGATAAGCATGTGATTTCCTCATCACATGCTTATTTTTATCCAATTCTTTTCCCATCTCTGTTAAAATGAGTACTGGAAAAGAAAGGATGTCGTTATGGATTTTTGGTTTGACTTAGAGTACTCCATTCCACATATATCTATGTATCTTTTAGAATTTGCACTTGTTGCGTTTCTATTTATTAGAATCTATAAAAAGCGAAAGGAAGCCACTAAAATCTGGGTTGCCATCCTTGCCGTCATCGTAGGCTTATTCGTCCTTTCTATCGATATTCCTGTTCAAGATGTAATCATTAGGCTTCCCATTTTACCGTTAGGAGCTTGGATTCTTTATTTTCTTTGGAGGCGAAGCAACAGATGGGAGACCTATCGAACATTTACTTGGCTCGGCTTTCTCACCAGTTTTATCTCTATCGCCGTTATGCTAGGAGCGTCCTTCCTACACGATCTCATTTACCCAAAAGATAGTGTCTCTACGTATTTAGCAAATATCGAATCTAGTAAAGTGATTCGATTAGTGGATGAGGCACCTCCCGTTACGCTTCAAACTTCTACCCTACAAAAAATGCTGGCTTCTCTTGAAATGAAAGAGGTGGATAGTATAACCTGGTATCACAAATCGACGGAGGGACAGCAAGAATTGTTTCCATACCAACTAATGCAAGCACAACCACGATTCGGAAGCAACATAGAAACTGTCATTTATGTACATAAGGATGGCAATGGTTTATTGATTCAAACAGAAGATCATCAATATTATTTCCACTCTGACCAATCGTTTTTAGAGAAAGGTGGAGATAAAAGATGAAGGGTAGAAAGCTGCTATTATCACTAATCCTTGGTGGGATTATCATCCTTGCTTTAGGATACTATTTTCGACCCCCTGGTGACTTCCCTTCTAAGCAAGACATCTTGAATCAGGTTCCAGAAGCAAAGACCATACAAGATATTATATTTCTAGATGATAAACATGTATATGTTCCTTTCGTTACTAACAATAATGGGCGTGGATTTGCTTTGTGGGTTTGGAGAAATGGATGGAATGTAATATCGGAGGGAGATACGGGTGAACCAAGAATTTGGCAAGTAGATCCGAATAACCCTGATTCCTATTTCATCCTTTATAACATTCATCCAGCGGACAACATAAAGTCTATCAAGCTTTATCTTCTGCGTGGAAGTTACTATTCTGTCTCCTACGGCGAGCACACATACACTCCTAGTATTAAAAAGCACGTTTCGCAGGACGTATCGGAAGACACTTATGGAGCTATCAAGCTTCCAAACGACTGGAAGCAGCTTTTGGAGGGATATTCCAGAATATCCAAGCAAGAAAAGCAACAGCTCATCTATTTTAGTGGACCTACCCTTCACTTTGCGTGGAACGCTGCAAATGAACAAGGAGAAGAAGTGAAGCCTGAAGGAACATTTGGGACTGGATCTTCTACCACCGGACATTATATAATCAACCCTTTAGACCACATATCATCAGAAGAGTTAAAGCAACACAACAAGAAGTTCTAGTCTGTCCATCCCCCTCATACCTTGTACTAAGGGGGGATGTGTCATGAAACGAGCAATTGCAAGCTCCAATCTAATTCATTATCTTGTGGCGTATGTGTTCTTGGCTTCTGGGATATTTAAACTTATCAGTGAAGATCTTGGTGGCGTTTTTGTTAGTCTTGGGTTACCTTATCCACTAAATACGATGTTCATGGTTGCTATTGTAGAAATTGCTTGTGGGATATGTATTTTATTAAATCGTTATGTCAAAATCGCTGTTATTGCCCTTATAGTGATTATGGTTGTGGCGATTCTACTTACGAAAGTTCCCGTGCTTCACGCTGGGTTTTTCCATTTCTTATTTGAAGCACGTCTTGATTTTGTTATGCTCGGCCTTCTTTTTATTTTATTCCGACAATATAAGTAAGATTTATTAGAGGGTTTTCCTTGCTCATGTAGAATACATACATGGGCATTTTATTTTGGAAAAAAAGGGAGGCCTTCTCATGTATGTACCAAATGAAAAGCGATACAGCTCCATGTCTTATAATCGTGTTGGGAACTCTGGACTCAAGCTTCCCGCCATCTCACTAGGACTCTGGAATAACTTCGGAGGCGAGGATGTCTTTGAGAATCAACGCAACATGTTACGCAAAGCATTTGATTTAGGAATTACACATTTTGATTTAGCTAATAATTATGGCCCACCACCAGGGTCTGCAGAAGAAAACTTCGGACATATTCTCGAAAAGGATTTTCGTTCTTATCGAGATGAGCTTGTCATTTCTACAAAAGCTGGCTTTACGATGTGGCCAGGCCCTTATGGAGATTGGGGTTCGAAAAAATATTTAGTTTCTAGCTTGGACCAAAGCTTAACACGGATGGGAATAGACTATGTAGATATTTTTTACCATCACCGTCCCGATCCAGAAACGCCATTAGAGGAAACGATGGCAGCACTTGATTTAATCGTACGACAAGGAAAAGCACTCTATGTTGGCATTTCCAACTACGGTGTGGAGGATACTGCAAAAGCAATCGATATTCTCAAGAAACAAGGAACGCCATTTATTATCCACCAAGCGGCCTACTCGATGTTAAATCGTTGGGTGGAGGATGGCTTAACCGATTTGCTGGCAAAAGAAGGCGCAGGCTGTATTGCCTTTGTTCCATTAGCACAAGGACTCTTAACGGATAAATACTTGGATGGCATCCCAAGTGACTCCCGTGCTGCCAAAGCATATATTAAATCGTTAAGCGAAAAAGATGTTACACCGGAAGCCATTGAAAAAGTACAAAAGCTCAACGAACTAGCACGCGAACGCGGACAATCGTTAGCGCAAATGGCACTAATGTGGGTGCTCCAAGAGCAATCTGTCGTATCTGCCTTAATAGGAGCTAGTAAAGTAAGTCAAATTGAAGAAAATGTTCAAGCATTAGAGCATGCTGGATTTAGTGAAGAAGAATTAACTATAATTGAAGAAATTTTAAAATAAGAAGGGAGCTCGAGGGGACAATCCATTGTTTTCTCGGGCTTTTACTTTCATTAAGATAAAAACCGTTCTCTTTCCTCTGGAGATGGAATCCTACAGCTATCTCTTTTACCGAACCATTTATATCTATTCTTAGCAATGATTCCGTAAAAGAAGTCTCTAACCGGTTTAGGGATTATTAAAAAGCAATACGCAATCTTCCATAGACCTTTCAAATGCTTACATACTCGAAGAGCTGCGGAAGATTGAAAATAGCAGCTCTTGTTTTCGATTAGAACAAAACTATCCATATCCGTCGGAGCGTTATACTTCCTTAATAATTCCTGCCCAATCTCACTTTGTAGCGAAGCGAATTTAAACTGTGCGTTTGGATCGCGTTTCATCACAAATTGAACACTTTTATCACAAAAATTACACTCTCCATCGAATAAAATAATCCGTTCCATATCCATCCCACCTTGTTGCTAGTATATCATGTCTCCAATCATTGAAAAAAGCACTCCAGCTTTTTAGAGGAGTGCTTTCAATTTATTTAATGTTCGATTCGGAACTCTTTTACGGAATCGATAAGCTTTTCACTCATATCCTTCATTTGTAGGGAGGCTGCGGATACTTGCTCCATCGCCGCATTCGCTTCTTGGGAGACCCCTGCTACGTGCTCCGCATGATTCGCATTTTGCTCCGTTATCTTTTCTACTTCTTGAATAGTTTCACGGATTTGGTTCGTTTGTGCTCCGACGTCTTTCATATGCTGACTGACTTGTTGAGATTGTCCTAATACTTCTTGTGTCGAATCGACAATTTGATAAAAGCTGTTGTTGGCATGTTCAATCATATTTCTTCCTTTTGCTGTTGATTCACTCGTTATGTTCATCACGTCCATCGTTTCTTTCGTACTTACTTGAATGTCTGTACTAATTTTTTGAATATCGCTTGTCGCTTCAGAGGACCGTGTTGCCAGATCCCGAACTTCTTCTGCAACGACGGCAAATCCTTTACCCGCTTCCCCTGCTCTAGCCGCTTCAATAGACGCATTTAATGCTAGTAGCTTCGTTTGGTCGGAGATTTCTTTGATCATATCCGCCATTCGATTGATATCTGTTGTTTTACTAGATAGCCACCCCATTTTTTCTAGCACTTGCTTCATTTGTTGGTCAATCACATTCATCTGCTGCAAAACTTCCTGCATTTCTGTTTGTCCCGAAACCGCATAGTGATTTGAATCATTGGATTGCTCGGTTACCATTTCCATACTTCGTACCACTTGCTCTACGTAGGATGAAATTTGTTGAACGCCTGCCGTTACTTGCTCCATCGTTTCTTGTTGGTGTCTTGATGAAATAGAAACCTGATCCGCAGCTGCTGCCACTTCACTACTTCCCATTTTCGTTTGCTCCGATTGGACGGATAAATTTTCAGAGGTTTCTAACACGTTATGGGCATGAAAATGGACTTGCTTCACGACCGCTCGTACGTTTTCTGTCATTTGATTAAAGCTGTCATTTAACGTACCAATTTCATCCTTCGCTTTATAGTGCAAAGGTTCAATCGTTAAGTCTCCATTTGCAATATTTTTGATTTTGCTTGCTAGTTCAGCTAAAGGCTTTGTCATGACTCTAGAGGTTATGTACACCATGAAGATGGTAATCAGTATGGCAATGAGGCTTATGACAAGAATCCAGGTTTGACCAGATTCTGCAGTCTCTACGGTCTGGTTAGTTCCCAATACCATTTGTTCATTACTGGCCTCAATGATTTTTAGGATGGATTGGTTGGCACTCTCAAAGTTCGCATTTCCAATGAAGGCTCTCTCTTTAGCGGCTGCGAAATCTCCATCATTCGCAAAGCTCATTATTTCGGAAATCCCGTCGGTAAATTCGGTCCATTTTTTGGTGTAATTATCATATTGTTTATCTAGCTCTTCATCATTCGTTTTCTTAACAATAGATTCTAACGCTGATGAGGATTTTTCGATGTTTTTTTGAGAAGATTGAATATCTGTTTGTAATTTTTTCAAGGTTACAGACATTGTCGTATTTGTGAGCTCATTAATATCCTTGCTTATTTGGAGCATATCATTATTAATAGAAGTCGCATGAATTAAGGTGGGGAGGTTTTCTCGTTTAAGCTCTTGGGACTGATGAAGTGTTTCATTCATATTGTAATAAAGAACACCAGCCATCGTAATAAGAAGCAATAAGATGACACTAAAGCTTCTGATCAAGCGTTGTCTAATTGTTAGTTTATTTATGTCAATAATAGAAGGTTTTTTGACCCATTTTTTCTTTATTTTTGTCATGAAAAATCATCCTTTTGTCCTATTTAGATAGCTTAAGGATAATCAATTCCTACTCCACAAAAAAGACTTTTCCCAATAACTTTACTAAAAATTTACAATTGTTCGCTGGATAAATTCTACATCTAAGATTAAGCCTGGTAAAAAGGAATGAAATAAAGACACTAATCCCATGATTCCTGCTATATCCTTCGGTTCATAGATTCCTTCCAGCTGGCTTCGATTTATGATAACCGGAAATGGCATATGGCGATGAGCTGCTTGAACAGCCCTTTTCTTTAAACGACTCTCTAAGATTGGGTAATTGCTGCTTTTCACAAACGGCTTTAGATAGTGCCACGTCTCCTTTAAAAAGGCGGGGTATCGTGCCAAGGCACGAAAATCACTTGCTACATCCATCGCCTGATGGGTTTTTGCTATATCAAACAGTAGCGCTTGCAATGGAACATCCGCTTCGATTGGATGTAGTAAATCGATTCTTGGAAACATTGGGTTGATTCCTGGCTCTATATACCCGATTTGCTTTCCACTACCTTTAATTGGTCGATTGCTTAAGGCTTCTATCCATGCAGACGTGATTAACAGTAGCTTAGGATTCACGTAGCGAAAGATATCCACCGTACCTCTTATTTGTTCTAAGATATAAGTTGGATACGTTTGGCTCCATGGAAGAATTGGAATAACGGAGGATATACCCGGATACTGTAAACGAGATGCGGATTGCTCCATATTCACACTCAGCATATTTGGCCTCACTTGTTCCCATGCCAATTCTAAAAAAGTAGGATAATGCGCTAACGCACGAAACACAAAATTCACGACTGGTACTTTTAATACTTCTTTTATATCCTCATACACCTCTTTTATCCGTCCAGTAGCTTCGGACTCCAAAATTTCAGGAATGACGTATGTACGCATGACGATTCCTCCATTTTTTCTAGGATACCTACATGTATATGGAAAAAGGACGGTGACTATGAAGTCAAAATAGGCCAGTTCACTTGGTCCCGGTTTCTTTCTTTTTACATATCCTGTTACTGATTACCGATATAGGGGGAATTATTTGTGGATAGAATGGAGTCGGCGTATCGCACATCGATTTTGAATTGGTGTGCTGAGATTGAACAGACGTGGAAATCGGTCCGCGATCAGCTAGATGTGGATGAAACAAAACGAGCGAAATGGGAAAAGGATTTCTATGCCTTTAAACAGGAAGTAGAAGAGAACAATCGTTTCTTACAAGATGTAGAACTACAACGAAGTGCCTCTCACATCTATCAATCCTTAAGTAGCTTTATGACTGGGAACAACGAATCTTCTGAACCTCACCAGGAAGAAGTGGGATCCGGAGTGCCGATTGGTGGACATACCTTACCTCCACTCCCTTATCCTTATGATGCTTTAGAACCTGTCATTTCCGAGGAGATTATGAGACTACACCATGATGTACATCACCAAGGCTATGTAGACGGATTAAATAAAGCGGAGAAGAAAATGCAAGAAGCTCGAACAAAAGGTGATTTTGATTTAATTAAGCACTGGGAACGTGAAGCAGCGTTTAACGGTTCTGGGCATTATTTACACACGATTTTTTGGGATATTATGAGTCCGGATGGTGGCGGTAAACCGTCTGGCAGTCTATTAGCCGAAATCAAGCGTTCTTTTGGAAGCTTTGATGCATTTAAAAAGCATTTTTCAGAGGCTGCTAAAAAGGTGGAAGCTGTTGGTTGGGCCATTTTAGTATGGGCTCCTCGTGCCCACCGTCTAGAAATTCTTACTGCAGAAAAACATCAAAACCTTACACAGTGGGATACGATTCCTTTGCTCGTATTAGATGTATGGGAGCACGCTTATTACCTGCAATATAAAACGAAGCGAGGAGACTATGTAGACAACTGGTGGAAGGTGGTCAACTGGCCAGCAGTGGAGAAACGGTTTGAAGAAGCGAAGAAGTTGAAATGGGAACCTTTTTAAATTCTTGTTCACCTGGAATGTAGAGGGTGTCCAACATTGCGACACCCTTTTATATCATGATGTTAGCGTCTTTACCTTATAGATGAGAAACTACACATTCTAGCTGTCCAGCTAGATG includes:
- a CDS encoding Lin0512 family protein, producing the protein MKEIVFIETGMGTDVHGQNVTKAAVRAVHNAIHFNSMPGIKKILPDQDLNNMHVNVKLAIPADKELLDEEAIRKEIPYGTVTIQVQDGGMATSSGILLEDKEDKNDLMYIVIASVEVGY
- a CDS encoding DoxX family protein: MKRAIASSNLIHYLVAYVFLASGIFKLISEDLGGVFVSLGLPYPLNTMFMVAIVEIACGICILLNRYVKIAVIALIVIMVVAILLTKVPVLHAGFFHFLFEARLDFVMLGLLFILFRQYK
- the mgrA gene encoding L-glyceraldehyde 3-phosphate reductase; this translates as MYVPNEKRYSSMSYNRVGNSGLKLPAISLGLWNNFGGEDVFENQRNMLRKAFDLGITHFDLANNYGPPPGSAEENFGHILEKDFRSYRDELVISTKAGFTMWPGPYGDWGSKKYLVSSLDQSLTRMGIDYVDIFYHHRPDPETPLEETMAALDLIVRQGKALYVGISNYGVEDTAKAIDILKKQGTPFIIHQAAYSMLNRWVEDGLTDLLAKEGAGCIAFVPLAQGLLTDKYLDGIPSDSRAAKAYIKSLSEKDVTPEAIEKVQKLNELARERGQSLAQMALMWVLQEQSVVSALIGASKVSQIEENVQALEHAGFSEEELTIIEEILK
- a CDS encoding thiol-disulfide oxidoreductase DCC family protein, producing MERIILFDGECNFCDKSVQFVMKRDPNAQFKFASLQSEIGQELLRKYNAPTDMDSFVLIENKSCYFQSSAALRVCKHLKGLWKIAYCFLIIPKPVRDFFYGIIAKNRYKWFGKRDSCRIPSPEERERFLS
- a CDS encoding methyl-accepting chemotaxis protein yields the protein MTKIKKKWVKKPSIIDINKLTIRQRLIRSFSVILLLLITMAGVLYYNMNETLHQSQELKRENLPTLIHATSINNDMLQISKDINELTNTTMSVTLKKLQTDIQSSQKNIEKSSSALESIVKKTNDEELDKQYDNYTKKWTEFTDGISEIMSFANDGDFAAAKERAFIGNANFESANQSILKIIEASNEQMVLGTNQTVETAESGQTWILVISLIAILITIFMVYITSRVMTKPLAELASKIKNIANGDLTIEPLHYKAKDEIGTLNDSFNQMTENVRAVVKQVHFHAHNVLETSENLSVQSEQTKMGSSEVAAAADQVSISSRHQQETMEQVTAGVQQISSYVEQVVRSMEMVTEQSNDSNHYAVSGQTEMQEVLQQMNVIDQQMKQVLEKMGWLSSKTTDINRMADMIKEISDQTKLLALNASIEAARAGEAGKGFAVVAEEVRDLATRSSEATSDIQKISTDIQVSTKETMDVMNITSESTAKGRNMIEHANNSFYQIVDSTQEVLGQSQQVSQHMKDVGAQTNQIRETIQEVEKITEQNANHAEHVAGVSQEANAAMEQVSAASLQMKDMSEKLIDSVKEFRIEH
- a CDS encoding halocarboxylic acid dehydrogenase DehI family protein — its product is MRTYVIPEILESEATGRIKEVYEDIKEVLKVPVVNFVFRALAHYPTFLELAWEQVRPNMLSVNMEQSASRLQYPGISSVIPILPWSQTYPTYILEQIRGTVDIFRYVNPKLLLITSAWIEALSNRPIKGSGKQIGYIEPGINPMFPRIDLLHPIEADVPLQALLFDIAKTHQAMDVASDFRALARYPAFLKETWHYLKPFVKSSNYPILESRLKKRAVQAAHRHMPFPVIINRSQLEGIYEPKDIAGIMGLVSLFHSFLPGLILDVEFIQRTIVNF
- a CDS encoding superoxide dismutase, producing MDRMESAYRTSILNWCAEIEQTWKSVRDQLDVDETKRAKWEKDFYAFKQEVEENNRFLQDVELQRSASHIYQSLSSFMTGNNESSEPHQEEVGSGVPIGGHTLPPLPYPYDALEPVISEEIMRLHHDVHHQGYVDGLNKAEKKMQEARTKGDFDLIKHWEREAAFNGSGHYLHTIFWDIMSPDGGGKPSGSLLAEIKRSFGSFDAFKKHFSEAAKKVEAVGWAILVWAPRAHRLEILTAEKHQNLTQWDTIPLLVLDVWEHAYYLQYKTKRGDYVDNWWKVVNWPAVEKRFEEAKKLKWEPF